Below is a window of Macadamia integrifolia cultivar HAES 741 chromosome 8, SCU_Mint_v3, whole genome shotgun sequence DNA.
TTCGTGTGTTTCGTTTCTGAGTTCCGAGTCTTCCGACTGACTGACATTTGGAATTTGGACCGCCCAAGAGCCGTTTGgccgagagaaagagaggatcacATCGTCAAAGATTGAAAGATGCTGAGGGTGAAGCGTCTAATGAAGGCTCGCCTATGTAACACGATCGGAAAAGCTGCACTTACGAGGCTCCTCAGAGGAAGCCATGAAGAAGagctcttctttctcccttcacAGAAGACTTTCCGTCGCTCCCTCGACATCTACCAGGTTCTTCCTCATCTGTTTTCTTCCGTTTCCACTTTCCACGGACTATgtattctcttccttctctcacttcctctttttcaattttcaacttCGCAATCTTGTTTTCTCAACCGTCCGGAACCCCCTTACAATTTCTTAAAGAGATAAAAATCGATTCCTTTTCAGATCGGCAACAAATCTGCCATTGAGAAGGAGCGCGCTAGACTGTACGTGGTTATTCGTTcgacttgaatttttctagtcCTCTTGCATTGTAAAGTTGGTTAAAAAGAGTAGCAAATTGAAAACGAAATTAGCTTACCGAAACTCACTCAATGTGCTTTAGGTCAGTGCAGATGAAATGAATAGAGGATACTTCGCTGACATTTCTGAGCTCAAGAAACATGGTGGTAAGGTGATCAATtgttttccctctctttctttactGGGTTACCATCTTAACTTCTTAAGGAACATAAGAAATGGTATTAATGCCCTTgttgtaatttcatttttttttttttttagggcagCTAAtaatcatttcataatcttgTATTTGATAGACACGTGGGTTGTCGTGACAATTGAACACATGTACTGCTGCTTTTAATGGCCTGATAGTTACTGATGGACTTCTCAGATTGCAATGGCGAATAAAATTATAATTCCAGCCATTTCTGCTGCGAAGTTTCCCACAATAGAAGTGAACTTCTCGGATGGGAAAAGTATTAAACTACCGATTGTCTCTGAAGGAAATGGAGTTAAAGCTAACGAAATGGTTGTACCCGCGGCATCTTTACTGTGTCTTTCATTTCGAGCAAGCTCTCAGGTTAGCTATATTATCTCTGAAAATATATAATGAAGTGTATCACATTGTTCACTGGTTGACTCTTTTACTGGAGTCAGTGGATAAAGTTTTCTGTTGGAAAGAGTTTTGGTCATCTTTCTTTAAGCAATACCATTTTAGAGGGGTTTCTTTCTGGTTAACTGCAGAAAATTTAGACGGAGAACTGTAGAATTATGATTTTTCCGTTCTGACATTGAATCTTCTACAACGTTAACGCTTGATGTTCATGTatgaaaagacagagaaagaCACTTCTAAGCTTTAAACCTCGGATAAATTATATCTCCAACTAGCACCAGAAGAATCTTTATGGACCAGAATAAATTGTTTAATAAATGTTTGTGCCCAATCAAAGCGGTAGAGATCTCTGCACCTTCTTACCCCCTTGGGATGATTCAATCACTTTATATGGTTGGCCACCTGTTGTGAAAAATGTAATTTTGAAGCACATGTTTTAGTGTTATTTCATTGCTCGAGGACTGGAAGACCTACATAATGGATAGGGTCTTCATTCTTTATGCGGtctgttccaacttccaactctGTCTGGGTTTACCAATGGTAATTGAGAACTTGCTAACGATCTCCACAAGCCATAGAGATTCATGGTGTTGCAGTGGACGCTTCCAAACTCTAGATGGATTTCTAAAGATCAACTCTTCGCTCTTCCCTCTTTCTATTTGTATTCTGCTTctttctccccttcccccttcccccttcccccttccccctatTGTTTCCTGTGACCTGCTATAGAAATTGATCCGTTAAAACATCACAATCATCactctttaattttccttctgATTCTATCATGGTTCCCATCGTTGTACATGACCCAAAGTACCATCCCTGCCAACAACCAAGCCAACAAAGTACTATAGAAACCTGCTTAAACCTATCAAGAACCCTGTCGAGGTCACCAACCACCCAGAACCGCTGATCAATCACACCAATAACCTTCCGCAAtctatgtcttttattttctctttaaaacAACACTTCTTTACTACCCCCCTCCACTTTCTCATAGATAACTTTTTTGCCTAATTTTATTCAACCCTATCTCCTAGTTGTTCTTAATTCCTTATCAGATTCAGGTTCTtaaactcaattaataactACAATCCTATTAACACCTAAATTCTAGGATTCCTATATACCCATGGCTAAAAGGTCCTGCATCGTGGATGCTTTCCCTGAggtaaaataaaaccaattttccttttttaatagaATTTCCTGATAGCTAGACACAACCCACAGATTGTTGTACCACTTTTCTCCATACATTTTAACCATTGCCTTGGGGAATATTACTCCATCCATATTTCTTATAGAATACTAGATTACAAAACACATGGTTGAAAGTTAAGAAtcttattgggatttttatattttagttgcttcatataattttcttttctttgacaGGCAATGATCGACTCTTGGACTGTACCAGTTCTGGAAGCATTTAGGGCATCGAGTAATCTTCAGATATATGAGGTAATTTACAAAATTTAATATAACCATATCCTTCTAATTGTAACCTTGCTTCTTCTGAATTGTTCATCAAGCTTATGTTGTACAGGGGAAAGTTTTTCTATCAAATCTTAATTTTGTCACTACTAGCAAAGCACATTTCTTTGAAAGGGCATTTGTTAACCCCACCCAGATGACTCCAAAAGGACTTCTatgtatttaaaatattttgaaccaaattaaatctGTCTTGTCTTGTAATTGATATATTTTCTTTCACCCACAATTCTTGTCTTGTAATTGATATATTTACTTTCACCCACAGTTCTTGTCTTGCCCTGGAGTCGTGACTTTTAATTAGTATATACTTTTATTGCATATATCAATGcctttaacccaaaaaaaatttcatattttcaggTTTCGTTTATAGACTCTTGGTTGTTATCCATGAGTCCCATAAAGCGACTGCTTCTTCGGATAATGCGGAAGTCCAATGCTGATGAAAAGAACAATGCTCTCCAAAGGCAATTTGTATATTCATTTGGCGACCACTATTACTTCAGAAAAGAGCTTAAAATTTTGAACCTTCTGACAGGGTATAGTGGTTATGCTTCTGTCAGTTCATCACGGTTCTACTGCGCAGGTATTGCTTCTAAAGTATGAGTCTAACTGTCGCTTGCTTACAGGTATATTTTCCTGCTGGACAAGTTTGGTAGAATTAGATGGCAAGGTTTCGGATTGGCAACAAAAGAGGAGTTGGTATCACTGCTGTCATGCACATCCCTTTTATTAGAAGAGAAATGATTCAACTTGCTTGCATAGGTGATCATAAACCCGTATTTTGACTTGTGTAAGTGTGCAACTTTAAGCACATGcttggaagaaagaagagaattcAAGAGAAGGTAATTTCCCAAATAATGTCAAATTCTTTAGTTGTTAATGCTGCTTGTTTTGGTTAAGTTGTTGAGAATAGTTTGGATAAACTTGTGGATGAACTCTTCAGCACTGTGTAACCTCTGAACTTgcgaaataaaatataaattttgcaGAGAATTTTTTGGTAAGCAAACCCCACCCCtccaaccagaaaaaaaaaaaaaaaaaagagcctcCTTTCTTGTTGAACATCTTAATTCTTAACTAAAGGCCATTGGTCTGGTTATGCTAAGGGCAaaaccagtaattttgtttcaCGAAAAAAGGAAATCCACTTTCCTATATTagcaaaaggaaaacaaagtgCGTGCAACATGTTGGACGGCAGGAGTCGACTGTTGCAGTAGAACCTGCCCCTGAACGGACATGGGACTTTACAAATACTGACCTTGAGGCCATGTAACACATGTAGCAGGGGTCCATCCAAACATGTACATTGGAGCCAGTTGGCAGACGTTTtattggttgttttttttatttttttgttttctcaagATTGGAACACTGGCCTGACTCTGTATCCAAGAGCTGCTACGAGGAACCATGCCTGACCATAATGGCCCTATTACGATCACATGGAGGAGAGTAAGATTTCAGAAGCAAAAACTTGTGGTGGCAACATCTCGATCCAGCTGGACTTGTTGATTATACATTTATTGTAAGCTACAAGGTCCCAAACAGATGATAAAGATTAATCTGCTTATTTGGTTGAGGATTTGGAGGATGAAAAGAGGTCTCAGAACGGAATGTGAAAAACTAATTTCATCTCAGGTTATTGTATGGGTTCCGATAAGGCCCAGATTTAAAGGGATATCAGATGCAGATTTTACCCATGGCTTCTATACACCATGATTAGAGATTAGCTCTTTTTTTCTCGGCTATAGCTTCAGACCCAATATTCTGCTTTTGCATTGCATAGTATAGTTTCTTTCTTATCCTTGGAAGAATGGTATTCGTTTCGTCTTGTAGCTTTTTGAACTTGATAATTAATACCTTATTGCTTCTGTTGTTCTTTCAGTTCATTGTTTTTTAGATTGTATCTGAAGTTTGTACGCTCTACTTCGCTTttattaaaagtaaaaaaactgTATTTTTATCTGTAGGAAAAACCTATGAGCTTTGGAGAATGGAGATGGAGAGAAAAGATGATTCAAAAGTAGGGGGAAAAAAGGATTTTCCTTCCCTAATCATCCTTTCTTTTATCAAAATTCAAACGCAAATGGAGAGTTTTTAAGACGTCAATTGTTTTTAGGATGGAAATCAAAATATAACACCATCAGAAtgcagaagagaagaaatgttCATAAAGAGCCTGAAACAATTCCCATGGCCATCCAGACTGAGGTCGCTGAGTAAGCTACATCATTAAATCCAAGTTGTCAATCCAAATCTCTAATCCCTCGTACCCCTGGTCCATTGC
It encodes the following:
- the LOC122086028 gene encoding uncharacterized protein LOC122086028 isoform X1, giving the protein MLRVKRLMKARLCNTIGKAALTRLLRGSHEEELFFLPSQKTFRRSLDIYQIGNKSAIEKERARLADEMNRGYFADISELKKHGGKIAMANKIIIPAISAAKFPTIEVNFSDGKSIKLPIVSEGNGVKANEMVVPAASLLCLSFRASSQAMIDSWTVPVLEAFRASSNLQIYEVSFIDSWLLSMSPIKRLLLRIMRKSNADEKNNALQRQFVYSFGDHYYFRKELKILNLLTGYIFLLDKFGRIRWQGFGLATKEELVSLLSCTSLLLEEK
- the LOC122086028 gene encoding uncharacterized protein LOC122086028 isoform X2, which translates into the protein MLRVKRLMKARLCNTIGKAALTRLLRGSHEEELFFLPSQKTFRRSLDIYQVSADEMNRGYFADISELKKHGGKIAMANKIIIPAISAAKFPTIEVNFSDGKSIKLPIVSEGNGVKANEMVVPAASLLCLSFRASSQAMIDSWTVPVLEAFRASSNLQIYEVSFIDSWLLSMSPIKRLLLRIMRKSNADEKNNALQRQFVYSFGDHYYFRKELKILNLLTGYIFLLDKFGRIRWQGFGLATKEELVSLLSCTSLLLEEK
- the LOC122086028 gene encoding uncharacterized protein LOC122086028 isoform X3; this encodes MKKSSSFSLHRRLSVAPSTSTRSATNLPLRRSALDYEMNRGYFADISELKKHGGKIAMANKIIIPAISAAKFPTIEVNFSDGKSIKLPIVSEGNGVKANEMVVPAASLLCLSFRASSQAMIDSWTVPVLEAFRASSNLQIYEVSFIDSWLLSMSPIKRLLLRIMRKSNADEKNNALQRQFVYSFGDHYYFRKELKILNLLTGYIFLLDKFGRIRWQGFGLATKEELVSLLSCTSLLLEEK
- the LOC122086028 gene encoding uncharacterized protein LOC122086028 isoform X4, which produces MNRGYFADISELKKHGGKIAMANKIIIPAISAAKFPTIEVNFSDGKSIKLPIVSEGNGVKANEMVVPAASLLCLSFRASSQAMIDSWTVPVLEAFRASSNLQIYEVSFIDSWLLSMSPIKRLLLRIMRKSNADEKNNALQRQFVYSFGDHYYFRKELKILNLLTGYIFLLDKFGRIRWQGFGLATKEELVSLLSCTSLLLEEK